The Candidatus Malacoplasma girerdii genome has a segment encoding these proteins:
- a CDS encoding type I restriction modification DNA specificity domain protein → MNIKWVKLTELFVVERGKTITNKYIKENPGKYPVYTAKTVGNLVAGYVNSYTCDGEYLMIAADGANAGNVIYLNGKLWISNHSVSLKVIDQNKANIKFYLHYLKTVAKQYVNYSAPIPSIPHFVIKDISVPLIPIDQQNRIASVLDTIAELKAELKAELKAELRARDKQNKYYQEHLLSEESLSGKLWGFKEENIKYVKLSEVFEVKRGNVISKEFIKNNLGQYPVYSSATENNGCIGYINSYMYDGEYITWTTDGAYAGSVFYRKEKFNITNVCGILIPKTKDINLNFFSHLLNKITKKYVNYGMGNPKLMSNVMANIEIPLPSLKIQNKIVAIMDKLESLINSVNGDIPVEISTREDQYKYYSNLLLNLD, encoded by the coding sequence ATGAATATCAAGTGAGTTAAATTAACTGAATTATTTGTAGTTGAACGTGGCAAAACAATTACCAATAAATATATTAAGGAAAATCCAGGAAAATACCCAGTTTATACTGCAAAAACTGTTGGTAATTTAGTTGCTGGATATGTTAATTCATATACATGTGATGGTGAATATTTGATGATTGCTGCTGATGGAGCAAATGCAGGAAATGTCATTTATTTAAATGGTAAATTATGAATTTCTAATCACTCTGTTAGTTTAAAAGTAATTGATCAAAATAAAGCAAATATTAAGTTTTATTTACATTATTTAAAAACAGTTGCTAAACAATATGTTAATTATTCTGCACCGATTCCTTCAATTCCTCATTTTGTAATTAAAGATATCTCTGTTCCACTAATTCCTATTGACCAGCAAAACCGTATTGCATCGGTTTTGGACACGATCGCCGAGCTTAAAGCCGAGCTTAAAGCCGAGCTTAAAGCCGAGCTTCGCGCGCGTGATAAGCAAAACAAGTATTACCAAGAACACCTATTAAGTGAAGAGTCTTTAAGTGGGAAGCTTTGAGGATTTAAAGAGGAAAATATTAAATATGTGAAACTTTCTGAAGTTTTTGAAGTTAAAAGAGGTAATGTTATATCTAAAGAATTTATCAAAAATAATTTAGGGCAATATCCTGTTTATTCATCTGCTACAGAAAATAATGGCTGTATTGGGTATATTAACTCATATATGTATGATGGTGAATACATTACTTGAACAACAGATGGAGCTTATGCAGGCAGCGTTTTTTATAGAAAAGAAAAATTCAATATTACAAACGTTTGTGGAATTTTAATTCCAAAAACCAAAGATATTAACTTAAATTTCTTTTCTCACTTATTAAATAAAATCACTAAGAAATATGTTAATTATGGAATGGGAAATCCAAAATTAATGTCAAATGTAATGGCGAATATAGAAATTCCATTACCATCATTAAAAATCCAAAACAAAATTGTTGCTATTATGGATAAACTTGAATCACTAATTAATAGTGTTAATGGTGATATCCCGGTTGAAATATCAACTCGAGAAGACCAATACAAATATTATTCAAATTTACTACTTAATCTAGATTAA
- a CDS encoding endonuclease IV → MSKNDDILIGCHVNMKGPDFLVGSINQALSYKANCLMVYTGPNQSTLRTDLERLKIDEFKTIAKNNNIPLEHVIVHAPYILNLATIDESKYRFSIDFLTKELMRAEAIGAKYLVLHPGNAINTTRIDGMNSIVAAINKIYAKNKFNVILCLETMAGKGNELGNTFEEIAYMLNKINDKEHIGVCLDTCHISDAGYDINQFDDVLEQFDQIIGLNNLKVMHINDSMNPRGARKDRHENLGYGHLGFDILNTIVHHPKLTHIPKILETPWYKGYPLYKEEIQMLHDQKWFDVRKNYE, encoded by the coding sequence ATGTCAAAGAATGATGATATATTAATTGGCTGTCATGTGAACATGAAAGGACCAGATTTTTTAGTAGGTAGTATTAACCAAGCTTTAAGCTATAAAGCTAATTGTTTAATGGTTTATACTGGTCCTAACCAATCAACATTAAGAACTGATCTTGAACGTTTAAAAATTGATGAATTTAAAACAATTGCTAAAAACAACAATATTCCGCTTGAACACGTTATTGTTCATGCTCCTTATATCTTAAATTTGGCTACAATTGATGAAAGCAAATATCGCTTTAGTATTGATTTTTTAACTAAAGAATTAATGCGTGCAGAAGCAATTGGAGCTAAATACTTAGTTTTGCATCCAGGAAACGCAATTAATACTACAAGAATTGATGGCATGAATTCAATTGTTGCAGCCATTAACAAGATTTACGCTAAAAATAAATTTAATGTCATTTTATGTTTAGAAACAATGGCAGGAAAAGGAAACGAATTGGGTAATACTTTTGAAGAAATTGCCTACATGTTAAATAAAATCAATGATAAAGAACACATTGGTGTTTGTTTAGACACTTGCCATATATCAGATGCTGGATATGATATTAACCAATTTGATGATGTTTTAGAACAATTTGATCAAATAATTGGTTTGAATAACCTAAAAGTTATGCACATTAATGATTCAATGAATCCCCGAGGTGCACGTAAAGACCGCCATGAAAATCTGGGTTATGGTCATTTAGGTTTTGATATTTTAAATACAATTGTCCATCACCCTAAATTAACTCATATTCCCAAAATTCTTGAAACCCCTTGATATAAAGGGTACCCTTTATATAAAGAAGAAATTCAAATGCTTCATGATCAAAAATGATTTGATGTACGAAAAAACTATGAATAA
- the gatC gene encoding aspartyl/glutamyl-tRNA amidotransferase subunit C yields MLNKILSASNEPLFNAATILLIFLAFVGSVLFATILKKIYYYFRWHKRYYIVPRVGIKGITNVAMTIALSVAIILLLTVLTSGFLGIVFRAYPGWRVAIEQFLIQLGGLIFGPIIGAIIGALTDLLTIALTSGVFHYGYFFTCLICGIIAGIIKAIISFAKKDTVKFTIYSTIVILVLLVICSLYIFFQNYTLFEITLFSIVIQFSKLQLIVIVCAGAIFFVLIQWLLIFFLKHENFKLVMLMIKYNIYFKAHTDYYKWGMKNLSNRTKVSLNQARWFFKNSKRMNALSEQIANRKDLISKHLSKNNWIDTFIPVLSLAIISQIISNCILLPYFDINFSTFGFDYWLAFRTILFIPLLIFNLLIIFPTYKIVSKLVQYDYQSDIIENRDLPFME; encoded by the coding sequence ATGTTAAATAAGATACTTTCTGCATCCAATGAACCTTTATTTAATGCAGCAACAATATTGCTAATCTTTTTAGCGTTTGTTGGTAGTGTTTTGTTTGCTACAATTCTTAAGAAAATTTACTATTATTTTCGTTGACATAAACGTTATTACATTGTTCCTCGCGTAGGAATTAAAGGAATAACTAATGTAGCTATGACAATTGCCCTTTCGGTTGCGATTATTCTGTTACTAACTGTATTAACATCTGGATTTCTTGGCATTGTTTTTAGAGCATATCCAGGATGAAGAGTAGCAATTGAACAATTCTTGATTCAGTTAGGTGGATTAATTTTTGGCCCAATAATTGGAGCAATTATTGGTGCATTAACTGATCTGTTGACAATTGCTTTAACTTCTGGAGTCTTTCACTACGGTTACTTTTTTACTTGTTTAATTTGCGGAATCATTGCAGGAATCATTAAAGCAATTATTAGTTTTGCTAAAAAAGATACTGTTAAATTCACAATTTACTCTACAATTGTAATTCTTGTTCTTTTAGTAATTTGTAGTCTTTATATCTTCTTTCAAAATTACACACTTTTTGAAATTACATTGTTTTCCATCGTAATTCAATTTTCTAAACTGCAATTAATTGTTATTGTTTGTGCTGGAGCAATATTCTTCGTTTTAATTCAATGACTATTAATTTTCTTTTTAAAACATGAAAACTTTAAATTAGTTATGTTGATGATTAAATATAACATTTATTTTAAGGCTCATACTGATTACTATAAATGGGGAATGAAAAACTTAAGTAATAGAACTAAAGTTTCATTAAATCAAGCGCGTTGATTCTTCAAAAACAGCAAACGAATGAATGCTTTAAGTGAACAAATAGCTAACCGCAAGGATTTGATTAGTAAACATTTAAGTAAAAACAATTGAATTGATACATTTATTCCTGTGCTTTCATTAGCAATTATTAGTCAAATTATTTCTAACTGTATTTTATTACCATACTTTGACATTAATTTCTCAACATTTGGTTTTGATTATTGATTAGCATTTAGAACAATTTTATTCATCCCATTGTTAATCTTTAACTTATTGATTATTTTTCCAACTTATAAAATAGTAAGTAAGTTAGTTCAATATGATTACCAAAGTGACATCATTGAAAATCGTGATTTACCTTTTATGGAGTAA
- the gatC2 gene encoding aspartyl/glutamyl-tRNA amidotransferase subunit C, translated as MKKRSISREELLTLADNLYLEIDEHQIEQLLAEFDSLFNSLEHLDSINLDKYEPRVFGINTSTHWLRDDEPKNFDRDAMLKNANCVVDNLVVMKHE; from the coding sequence ATGAAAAAACGTAGTATTAGTCGAGAAGAATTATTAACTTTAGCTGACAATTTATATTTAGAGATTGACGAGCACCAAATTGAGCAACTATTAGCTGAATTTGATTCTTTATTTAATTCACTTGAACATCTTGATTCGATTAATCTAGATAAATATGAACCGCGCGTTTTTGGTATTAACACATCAACACATTGATTGCGTGATGATGAACCAAAAAATTTTGATCGTGATGCAATGCTTAAAAATGCTAATTGTGTAGTTGATAACTTGGTGGTGATGAAACATGAATAA
- the gatA gene encoding glutamyl-tRNA(Gln) and/or aspartyl-tRNA(Asn) amidotransferase subunit A, with protein sequence MNKSQILSLHKKLIDGKITINEVVNKVKQTQNKLKDTNTIITSTINLADIKKLQDNLVNEKDNLLYAIPYSLKDNIATENIKTTGGSLFLKDFIPPYSATVYELLKAKNGILTSKVNLDEFGLGGTGIFSAFGIVRNIYNSDYTTAGSSSGSVNAVASGESLYSIGTDTGDSIRRPASFVGVVGFKPSYGLVSRYGVYPYAPSLDHVGVLAQYVTDVAIVFETIAAFDDKDMSSQQNPIPCYYKCLTPMSELKIGVIKGIESHLASDVKELYLNAIKQLKANGHKIIEKNVDWSLIETIGITYKIISYAEATSCYANMTGICFGTNFDNNIRGFEKIIKNNRSKGFGRQLKRRFIIGEYLTSAENYFDLLYKSRKCRQALSDLYDSLCDGVDVFINPGASSTAFKINNVINKKVDANICDDIQELGNFSGSPSITIPVGLSKENNLPFGITINAKYKEDQKLLNVALTMETIFDFKQKENQW encoded by the coding sequence ATGAATAAATCACAAATTTTATCATTGCATAAAAAATTAATAGACGGCAAAATTACTATTAATGAAGTTGTAAATAAAGTTAAACAAACTCAAAATAAGCTAAAAGACACTAATACAATTATTACTTCCACAATTAATTTAGCTGATATTAAAAAATTGCAAGATAATTTAGTAAATGAAAAGGATAATCTTTTATATGCTATTCCTTATTCATTAAAAGATAATATTGCCACTGAAAATATTAAAACTACTGGTGGAAGTCTTTTTCTAAAAGACTTTATTCCTCCTTATAGTGCAACCGTTTATGAATTGTTGAAAGCAAAAAACGGAATTCTTACATCAAAAGTGAATCTTGATGAGTTTGGTTTAGGAGGAACAGGAATTTTTTCAGCATTTGGAATTGTTCGTAATATTTATAACAGTGACTATACAACTGCTGGAAGTTCTAGTGGAAGTGTTAATGCTGTTGCTTCAGGAGAATCACTTTATTCAATTGGAACAGATACGGGCGATTCAATTCGCCGACCAGCTAGTTTTGTAGGGGTTGTTGGTTTTAAACCTTCATATGGTTTAGTATCAAGATATGGGGTATATCCATATGCACCAAGTTTAGATCATGTTGGTGTATTGGCACAATACGTTACAGATGTAGCGATTGTTTTTGAAACTATTGCTGCATTCGATGATAAAGACATGTCATCACAACAAAACCCAATTCCTTGTTATTATAAATGTTTAACCCCAATGAGTGAATTAAAAATTGGTGTAATTAAAGGAATTGAAAGTCATTTAGCAAGCGATGTCAAAGAACTTTACTTAAATGCTATTAAACAATTAAAGGCTAATGGACACAAAATAATTGAAAAGAATGTTGATTGAAGCTTAATTGAAACGATTGGAATTACTTATAAAATCATCAGCTATGCCGAAGCAACAAGTTGCTATGCAAACATGACAGGAATTTGTTTTGGAACCAATTTTGATAATAACATTCGAGGTTTTGAAAAAATTATTAAAAATAATCGTTCTAAAGGATTTGGGCGTCAATTGAAACGACGATTTATTATTGGTGAATATTTAACAAGTGCTGAAAATTATTTTGACCTTTTATATAAATCACGTAAGTGCCGTCAAGCTTTAAGTGATTTATATGACTCATTATGTGACGGTGTTGATGTTTTTATTAATCCTGGTGCAAGTTCTACTGCTTTTAAAATTAATAATGTAATTAATAAAAAAGTTGATGCCAATATTTGTGATGACATTCAAGAATTAGGCAATTTTTCAGGAAGCCCTTCAATTACTATTCCAGTAGGTTTAAGCAAAGAAAACAATTTACCATTTGGCATTACTATTAATGCTAAATATAAAGAAGATCAAAAACTATTAAACGTTGCATTAACAATGGAAACAATTTTTGATTTTAAGCAAAAGGAGAATCAATGATAA
- the gatB gene encoding glutamyl-tRNA amidotransferase subunit B, whose protein sequence is MIKNFIPTIGVEVHCVLNTKSKMFSPSKNNHYDPSNTNVHPLDLGMPGVLPSVNRAAVKKAIILAKTLDMKIEKNLNFDRKNYFYQDLPKGYQLTQQFMPIGTNGKIILDNGKIINIERIHLEEDTAKETITNGQVFLDFNRCGCPLIEIVSKPDIHSVDEVLAYLNKLKRILIFMNISDGKMEDGSLRADINISIAPCGSKKLGTRIELKNINSFASIQKAINYEINRQSQMILNNESWEQATFRWDELANKTIFMRSKESVVDYHYFAEPNIITLRLPDEFVQDVLNNMNENVDVIEEKLKSLKINEKIIEQLLNDYHLYRVFSSVYTQTKEVEATLTWVVVELPNYLKKVNRSIESVTDHEIKLITSLIELLKSGELNGKHAKTLFPLMLDKQHWPSKIMDELHLVQIKDPYVLKPIISRIVEANLPMLDQYDNRKERVIKMFVGLIMKETSGQANPAVANKILIEIINEKLNK, encoded by the coding sequence ATGATAAAGAATTTTATTCCCACAATTGGTGTAGAAGTACACTGTGTTTTAAATACTAAATCAAAAATGTTCTCACCAAGTAAAAATAATCATTATGATCCAAGTAATACAAACGTTCATCCTTTAGATCTAGGAATGCCCGGTGTTTTACCTAGCGTTAATCGAGCTGCAGTTAAGAAAGCAATTATTTTAGCTAAAACACTTGACATGAAGATTGAAAAAAATCTTAATTTTGATCGAAAAAATTATTTTTATCAAGATCTTCCAAAAGGTTATCAATTAACTCAACAATTTATGCCAATTGGCACTAATGGTAAGATTATTTTAGATAATGGCAAGATAATTAATATTGAGCGAATTCATCTTGAAGAAGACACTGCGAAAGAAACAATTACCAATGGGCAAGTGTTTTTAGATTTCAATCGTTGTGGCTGCCCATTAATTGAAATTGTTTCTAAACCTGATATACATTCAGTGGATGAAGTTTTAGCTTATTTAAACAAGTTAAAACGGATTCTTATCTTTATGAATATTAGTGATGGTAAGATGGAAGACGGTAGCTTACGTGCTGATATTAATATATCCATTGCTCCATGTGGCAGCAAAAAATTAGGGACAAGAATCGAATTAAAAAACATTAATTCTTTTGCTTCAATTCAGAAAGCAATTAATTATGAAATTAATCGACAAAGCCAAATGATTTTAAATAATGAATCATGAGAACAAGCAACATTTCGTTGAGATGAATTAGCAAATAAAACGATTTTCATGCGTTCTAAAGAATCAGTTGTTGATTATCACTACTTTGCTGAACCAAACATTATTACGTTGCGTTTACCTGATGAATTTGTTCAAGATGTATTAAATAACATGAACGAAAATGTTGATGTTATTGAAGAAAAACTAAAATCTTTAAAGATTAATGAAAAAATCATCGAACAACTACTAAATGATTACCATTTATATCGTGTTTTTAGCAGCGTATATACACAGACAAAAGAAGTTGAAGCAACATTAACATGAGTTGTTGTTGAACTTCCAAATTATTTGAAAAAAGTTAATCGATCAATTGAAAGTGTAACTGATCATGAAATTAAACTTATTACTTCATTGATTGAATTATTAAAATCTGGTGAACTAAATGGAAAACATGCAAAAACACTATTTCCATTAATGTTAGATAAACAACATTGACCAAGTAAAATTATGGATGAATTACACTTAGTTCAAATTAAAGATCCATATGTATTAAAACCAATTATTAGTAGAATTGTGGAAGCGAACCTTCCAATGCTTGATCAATATGATAACCGTAAAGAACGAGTTATTAAAATGTTTGTTGGTTTAATTATGAAAGAAACATCAGGACAAGCTAACCCAGCTGTTGCTAATAAAATTTTAATAGAAATTATTAATGAAAAACTAAATAAATAA
- a CDS encoding serine/threonine protein kinase: MEDKQELIFKEHDTVFDQYKIIKEIARGGMNSYIYLAEDLKNKNHLTGNCFVAIKVINRTSEMTIDDWNRFYDECVTSIRVSGLPNVIETYRVKKSEDDQNIIVVMEYVNGESLRSVLNKQGQLTLNEALFLFKKLLVALKSLYSFNHKIIHRDLKPENILLSKDRTELKLIDFGIASVINQTKKGISTKLITNESQLFGTYPYLSPDLLKALSTDNEEEKLSVINEQCDFFSIGIILYEMLTGNKPFVASDYTKEEVIQLPLKYDLPDLHRINPKIPLWIENVIFRCIASKPEDIKYRYNNIDEIINEVNQMIASPDLASQQHLLKPYRNRVMQNASFNIDKEKSKSKFYNAPWFFFSMAWLTGLLVLTAIILVIIYHVI, translated from the coding sequence ATGGAAGATAAACAAGAGTTAATTTTTAAAGAACACGATACAGTGTTTGACCAATACAAAATCATTAAAGAAATTGCTAGGGGAGGAATGAACTCTTATATTTATTTAGCTGAAGATTTAAAGAACAAAAACCACTTAACTGGTAATTGTTTTGTGGCAATTAAGGTTATTAATCGAACTAGCGAAATGACAATAGATGATTGGAATCGTTTTTATGATGAATGTGTAACTTCAATCAGAGTTAGTGGTCTACCAAATGTCATTGAAACATATCGTGTTAAAAAAAGTGAAGATGACCAAAACATAATTGTTGTGATGGAATACGTTAATGGTGAATCACTACGAAGTGTTCTTAATAAACAAGGACAATTGACGTTAAATGAAGCATTATTTTTATTTAAAAAGCTTTTAGTAGCACTAAAAAGTTTATATAGTTTTAATCATAAGATTATTCATCGTGATTTAAAACCAGAAAACATTTTGCTTTCTAAAGATCGGACTGAATTAAAATTAATTGACTTTGGAATTGCTAGTGTAATTAATCAAACAAAAAAGGGAATAAGTACCAAGTTGATTACTAATGAAAGCCAATTGTTTGGAACTTATCCATATTTAAGTCCAGATTTATTAAAAGCATTATCAACTGATAATGAAGAAGAAAAACTATCAGTCATTAATGAGCAATGCGATTTTTTTTCGATTGGAATTATTCTTTATGAAATGTTAACTGGAAATAAGCCGTTTGTCGCTTCTGATTACACTAAAGAAGAAGTAATTCAATTACCACTAAAATACGATTTACCAGATTTGCATCGAATTAACCCAAAAATTCCATTATGAATTGAAAACGTTATTTTTCGTTGCATAGCATCTAAACCAGAAGATATTAAATATCGTTATAACAACATTGATGAGATTATTAATGAAGTTAATCAAATGATTGCATCTCCAGATTTAGCAAGCCAACAACATTTATTAAAACCATATCGTAATCGGGTAATGCAAAACGCCTCTTTTAATATCGATAAAGAAAAAAGCAAGAGCAAATTTTACAATGCACCTTGATTTTTCTTTTCTATGGCTTGATTAACAGGGCTGCTTGTTTTAACAGCAATTATTCTTGTAATTATTTATCACGTTATTTAG
- the recA gene encoding recombination protein RecA produces the protein MDEQKIFEAALKQIEVQFGKGYLSSFTKEHVENVDVIPTGSIQLDKILGVGGYPKGRIIEIFGNESCGKTTLALQAIASCQKLGGKTAYIDLEHALDAKYCQANGIDLSQMLLAQPDSGEQTFSLINALVKTGVIDLIVVDSVAAIVPESELQGEFSEQTIGLQARIMSKGLRILQPLLAKYNTTIIFINQIREKVGVFYGSNETTTGGRALKFYSSVRIELRRSELLKEGIECVGIKSVAKIVKNKVAPPLYKTSLEFYFDRGIDHTNEIIDFAIENNILQKKGVWYYYGNEKIGQGKTQTKNFLLANKEVYEKLEKEALGFKDHTISEN, from the coding sequence ATGGATGAACAAAAAATATTTGAAGCTGCTTTAAAACAGATTGAAGTTCAATTTGGAAAGGGTTACTTAAGTAGCTTTACAAAAGAACATGTTGAAAATGTGGATGTCATTCCTACAGGAAGTATTCAGCTTGATAAAATTTTAGGTGTTGGTGGATATCCAAAAGGTCGAATTATTGAAATTTTTGGTAATGAATCGTGTGGTAAAACTACTCTAGCTTTGCAAGCAATTGCCAGTTGTCAAAAATTAGGTGGAAAAACTGCGTATATTGATCTTGAACATGCACTCGATGCTAAATATTGTCAAGCTAATGGTATTGATTTAAGCCAAATGCTATTGGCGCAACCAGACAGTGGTGAACAAACTTTTTCATTAATAAATGCTTTAGTAAAAACCGGTGTGATTGATTTAATTGTTGTCGATAGTGTTGCTGCTATTGTTCCCGAAAGTGAACTTCAAGGTGAATTTAGTGAACAAACGATTGGTTTACAAGCAAGAATTATGTCTAAGGGATTAAGAATTCTCCAACCACTATTAGCAAAATATAATACGACAATTATTTTTATTAATCAGATTCGTGAAAAAGTTGGAGTTTTTTATGGTAGCAATGAAACTACAACAGGTGGAAGAGCACTAAAATTTTATTCATCAGTTCGAATTGAATTACGTCGTAGTGAATTATTAAAAGAAGGAATAGAATGTGTAGGAATTAAAAGTGTTGCTAAAATTGTTAAAAACAAAGTAGCACCACCTTTATATAAAACATCATTAGAATTCTATTTTGATCGAGGAATTGATCATACTAACGAAATTATTGATTTTGCTATTGAAAATAATATTTTGCAAAAAAAAGGTGTTTGATATTATTATGGGAATGAAAAAATTGGTCAAGGTAAAACCCAAACCAAAAATTTCCTTTTAGCTAATAAAGAAGTTTATGAAAAACTTGAAAAAGAAGCATTAGGATTTAAAGATCATACAATTAGTGAAAACTAA
- a CDS encoding competence-damage inducible protein — protein sequence MIHPLVSKIHSILKKHNLKLSTCESVTSGLIGSYLTSIDGSSNNYLGGLIVYNANLKMKLAHVESELINKYGTVSYEVACQMALNTNKLVKSDVAISITGNAGSSPIENKPTGQAYLAVAILDKVACIQVNTISKNRNDIKLEFVDLALNFLYKQLTEVDK from the coding sequence ATGATACATCCATTAGTAAGCAAAATTCATAGCATATTAAAAAAACATAACTTAAAGTTATCGACTTGTGAAAGTGTAACTAGTGGTTTAATTGGCAGCTATTTAACTTCAATTGACGGTAGCAGTAACAATTATCTAGGTGGATTAATTGTCTATAATGCTAATTTAAAAATGAAATTAGCTCATGTTGAAAGCGAATTGATTAACAAATATGGTACAGTAAGTTATGAAGTTGCATGTCAAATGGCTTTAAATACGAATAAACTTGTTAAAAGTGACGTTGCCATTAGTATTACAGGAAACGCTGGAAGTAGTCCAATCGAAAATAAACCAACTGGACAAGCATATCTCGCTGTAGCAATTTTAGATAAAGTTGCATGCATCCAAGTTAATACTATTAGTAAAAATCGTAATGACATTAAATTAGAATTTGTAGATCTAGCACTAAATTTTTTGTATAAACAATTAACTGAGGTAGATAAATAA